In Gemmata obscuriglobus, a single genomic region encodes these proteins:
- a CDS encoding Gfo/Idh/MocA family protein — translation MSRTLSRRSLLKTSAVAATALAAPNYIRARNANEKLNVAIIGAGGRGAANLNGVASENIVALCDVSTPAVEKAAEKHTSARKFTDFRKVFERAKEFDAVVVSTCEHTHAFATLLALQHGKHVYCEKPLTHNIWEARVIREAAAKTKLATQMGTQIHAEDNYRRVVELVQTGAVGPVREVHVWVGRAWGLQSAEEAKANKDILFVTERPKDEVKPPADLDWELWLGPAPARPFNPVYVPGPKWYRWWDFGNGTMSDLGSHWNDLPFWALKLKAPTAVAANGPKPHPELAPASMQAVYEFPARGDMPAVTMTWHQGSFKPPQWTEKKIPQWGSGVLFVGDNGMLLSDYSKYLLLPEKRFADFVRPKPFIEKSKGHYAEWIHACKTGAPTTCNFEYAGWLTESNHLGNVAFRVGKRLEWDAEKMKATNCPDADPFIRREYRKGWQLV, via the coding sequence ATGTCGCGCACCCTGTCACGTCGCTCGCTGCTCAAAACGTCGGCCGTCGCCGCAACCGCGCTCGCGGCGCCGAACTACATCCGCGCCCGCAACGCCAACGAGAAGCTCAACGTCGCGATCATCGGCGCCGGCGGGCGCGGCGCCGCCAACCTCAACGGCGTGGCGTCCGAGAACATCGTGGCACTCTGCGACGTGAGCACCCCGGCGGTCGAGAAGGCCGCGGAGAAGCACACGTCCGCCCGCAAGTTCACCGACTTCCGCAAGGTGTTCGAGCGCGCGAAAGAGTTCGACGCGGTCGTGGTCAGCACCTGCGAACACACGCACGCGTTCGCCACGCTGCTCGCCCTTCAGCACGGGAAGCACGTGTACTGCGAGAAGCCGCTGACGCACAACATCTGGGAGGCCCGCGTCATCCGTGAGGCGGCGGCGAAGACCAAGCTCGCTACCCAGATGGGGACACAGATCCACGCCGAGGACAACTACCGCCGCGTGGTCGAGCTGGTCCAAACGGGGGCCGTCGGCCCGGTGCGCGAGGTTCACGTGTGGGTCGGCCGCGCGTGGGGGCTGCAATCGGCCGAGGAGGCGAAGGCGAACAAGGACATCCTGTTCGTCACCGAGCGGCCGAAGGACGAGGTGAAGCCCCCCGCGGACCTCGATTGGGAACTGTGGCTCGGGCCGGCGCCGGCCCGTCCGTTCAACCCCGTGTACGTGCCGGGGCCGAAGTGGTACCGGTGGTGGGACTTCGGCAACGGCACGATGTCCGACCTCGGCTCGCACTGGAACGACCTGCCGTTCTGGGCGCTGAAGCTGAAAGCGCCGACCGCGGTCGCGGCGAACGGCCCGAAACCGCACCCCGAACTCGCACCGGCGTCGATGCAGGCCGTGTACGAGTTCCCGGCCCGCGGAGACATGCCCGCGGTCACGATGACGTGGCACCAGGGCAGCTTCAAGCCGCCGCAGTGGACCGAAAAGAAGATCCCGCAGTGGGGCAGCGGGGTGCTGTTCGTCGGCGACAACGGGATGCTGCTGTCGGACTACTCGAAGTACCTGTTGTTGCCCGAAAAGCGGTTCGCCGATTTCGTGCGGCCGAAGCCGTTCATCGAGAAGTCGAAGGGCCATTACGCGGAGTGGATTCACGCGTGCAAGACCGGCGCGCCGACCACCTGCAACTTCGAGTACGCGGGGTGGCTGACGGAATCGAACCACCTGGGCAACGTCGCGTTCCGGGTCGGCAAGCGGTTGGAGTGGGACGCCGAGAAGATGAAGGCGACGAACTGCCCCGACGCGGACCCGTTCATCCGCCGCGAGTACCGCAAGGGCTGGCAGCTCGTGTGA
- a CDS encoding HEAT repeat domain-containing protein — MSRTQIALVALAAFSLPALAGPTNPFSRKPRLDEAKAHALVETLKSDRDEKKRKAAADELGRADPRLSPDVAPALVRALRNDESASVRVEAAASLRELGEVYPQAAVALSEAAEGDSSPLVRLAAQRTLWEYHLSGYRAAKGGDGLPAQTVEPPIASPAGPRQAVALIPAPPVPAVPARLPPIATTATLQLPAVVSQPVGMRPPATQPLPPSGPRLLWPNVLPGARAAVRSMFTPAAPTPAPPAAPTAAPPSVSNLTSEPPVAKNPPRVAIAPSRPAPAPEPPQQVPVAVPDYVPTLPPFRPDLPGVVTPPWATPLPVPKTGPQPK, encoded by the coding sequence GTGTCACGCACCCAGATTGCCCTCGTTGCCTTGGCGGCGTTCTCGCTACCGGCGCTGGCCGGGCCGACCAACCCGTTCTCGCGTAAGCCCCGGCTCGACGAGGCGAAAGCCCACGCGCTGGTTGAAACGCTCAAAAGTGATCGCGACGAGAAGAAGAGAAAAGCCGCGGCCGACGAACTCGGGCGCGCGGACCCGCGGCTCAGTCCCGATGTGGCGCCGGCCCTCGTGCGCGCGCTCCGCAACGACGAATCGGCGTCGGTGCGGGTGGAAGCGGCTGCGTCGCTCCGCGAATTAGGCGAAGTGTACCCGCAAGCGGCGGTCGCACTGAGCGAGGCGGCCGAAGGTGATTCCTCGCCGCTGGTGCGGTTGGCCGCACAGCGGACCCTGTGGGAATACCACCTGAGCGGCTACCGGGCGGCCAAGGGGGGCGACGGGCTGCCGGCGCAAACCGTCGAGCCGCCGATCGCGAGCCCGGCGGGACCGCGCCAGGCGGTCGCTCTGATCCCCGCGCCGCCGGTTCCCGCGGTTCCGGCACGGCTCCCCCCGATCGCCACCACCGCAACGCTCCAATTGCCGGCGGTGGTGTCGCAACCGGTGGGGATGCGGCCGCCCGCGACGCAACCGTTGCCCCCGTCCGGCCCGCGACTGCTCTGGCCGAACGTGTTGCCCGGAGCGCGGGCGGCCGTTCGCTCGATGTTCACCCCCGCCGCGCCGACACCCGCCCCGCCGGCCGCACCAACGGCGGCCCCGCCTTCGGTATCGAACCTGACCAGCGAGCCGCCGGTTGCAAAGAACCCGCCGCGTGTCGCGATAGCCCCTTCTCGGCCCGCACCGGCTCCCGAGCCGCCGCAACAGGTGCCTGTCGCGGTTCCGGATTACGTGCCGACGCTGCCGCCGTTCCGCCCGGACCTGCCCGGAGTGGTGACGCCGCCGTGGGCCACTCCGCTGCCGGTGCCGAAGACCGGCCCGCAACCGAAGTAG
- a CDS encoding iron-containing alcohol dehydrogenase yields the protein MRTWSFSSAGALFFGRNAVQIHLRDACERLGAKRAFIVTDAVLVRAGILAQVTKPLAALGVAFESFDRITPEPGVELVRECVAAARAAAPDVIIGLGGGSNMDTAKLVSMILAHGGDPLDYAGDCRVPGPVTPLVCVPTTAGTGSEVSAAAVFTDTANHIKVSCLSPFLRPAFAIVDPLLTVSCPPKVTADSGIDALTHAIEGFCAVHNDEFPLPSGEKTVYQGKNPMADLMAREAITLVGRFLRRAVRDGSDLEARDGMALAATLGGLAFSNAGVALVHAMEYPVGGAVHVSHGAGNGLLLPYVMRFNLHHRVEQTAVIGEWLGVRAGGHGMMEYAEAALREIEQLRADTGIPTRLRDIGVKEEMLPGFAAKAFAIKRLMRVNPRMPQSEDEILGIYRAAF from the coding sequence ATGCGCACCTGGTCCTTCTCCTCCGCCGGCGCCCTGTTCTTCGGCCGCAACGCGGTTCAGATCCACCTCCGCGACGCCTGCGAGCGGCTGGGCGCGAAACGCGCCTTCATCGTCACCGACGCGGTGCTGGTGCGCGCGGGAATCCTGGCCCAGGTCACCAAACCGCTCGCCGCCCTCGGCGTGGCGTTCGAGAGCTTCGACCGGATCACCCCGGAGCCCGGCGTGGAACTCGTGCGCGAGTGCGTCGCGGCGGCGCGGGCTGCGGCCCCCGATGTCATCATCGGCCTGGGCGGCGGCAGCAACATGGACACCGCCAAGCTGGTGTCCATGATCCTCGCGCACGGCGGCGACCCGCTCGATTACGCCGGCGACTGCCGCGTCCCGGGGCCGGTGACGCCGCTCGTCTGCGTCCCCACCACGGCGGGGACCGGCTCCGAAGTGTCCGCGGCGGCGGTGTTCACCGACACCGCGAACCACATCAAGGTGTCGTGCCTCAGCCCGTTCCTGCGGCCGGCGTTCGCGATCGTGGACCCGCTGCTGACGGTCAGTTGCCCGCCGAAGGTGACGGCCGACTCCGGCATCGACGCCCTCACGCACGCGATCGAGGGGTTCTGCGCGGTCCACAACGACGAGTTCCCGCTGCCGAGCGGCGAGAAGACCGTCTACCAGGGCAAGAACCCGATGGCCGACCTGATGGCGCGCGAGGCGATCACCCTCGTCGGCCGGTTCCTGCGGCGGGCGGTGCGGGACGGCTCCGACCTCGAAGCCCGCGACGGGATGGCGCTGGCGGCGACGCTCGGCGGGCTGGCGTTCTCGAACGCCGGGGTCGCGCTGGTTCACGCGATGGAGTACCCGGTCGGCGGGGCGGTCCACGTCTCGCACGGGGCCGGCAACGGGCTGCTGCTGCCGTATGTGATGCGGTTCAACCTGCACCACCGCGTCGAGCAAACCGCTGTGATCGGTGAATGGCTCGGCGTTCGCGCGGGCGGCCACGGCATGATGGAGTACGCCGAAGCTGCGCTCCGTGAAATCGAGCAACTCCGCGCCGACACCGGCATCCCGACGCGCCTGCGCGACATCGGCGTGAAAGAGGAGATGTTGCCCGGGTTCGCGGCGAAAGCGTTCGCCATCAAACGGTTGATGCGCGTGAACCCGCGGATGCCCCAGAGCGAGGACGAAATCCTCGGCATCTACCGCGCCGCGTTCTAA
- a CDS encoding prenyltransferase/squalene oxidase repeat-containing protein — protein MRLSFALVLLVPSLAAAQITAEQKKETVRWVLALEVPGGGFSPAPQNPSAGAAPRPSLRATSSAVRALKYLGADVPNTDKHAAFVLTCYDPKTGAFAEPGGKPDVTITSIGVMAAVEVGVPKEKFAKAMDYLKGHAKTFEEVRIAAAAVEAWGVKDCPFKLDDWFAVGMKYGEGTASSPQDGGARDTGSLVALFLRLGRDLPPNNVKSIFADGQRADGGWGKQGAKVSDIETTYRVMRALMLLKEPPKDAKKLREFIAEHRNKDGGYATTPGGTSSIGGVYYSVVVSKWLDGMEGAKK, from the coding sequence ATGCGGTTGTCATTCGCGCTGGTGCTCCTGGTGCCGTCGCTCGCGGCGGCGCAGATCACCGCGGAGCAGAAGAAGGAAACGGTCCGGTGGGTGCTGGCACTTGAGGTTCCGGGCGGGGGCTTTTCGCCGGCCCCGCAGAACCCAAGCGCGGGGGCCGCGCCGCGGCCCAGCCTGCGCGCGACCAGCAGCGCGGTCCGGGCGCTCAAGTACCTCGGCGCGGACGTTCCCAACACGGACAAGCACGCGGCGTTCGTGCTGACGTGCTACGACCCGAAGACCGGGGCGTTCGCGGAGCCGGGCGGAAAGCCCGATGTCACCATCACCAGCATCGGGGTGATGGCCGCGGTCGAGGTGGGCGTTCCGAAGGAAAAGTTCGCGAAGGCGATGGACTACCTCAAGGGGCACGCCAAGACCTTCGAGGAGGTGCGCATCGCCGCCGCCGCGGTCGAAGCGTGGGGCGTAAAGGACTGCCCGTTCAAGCTGGACGACTGGTTCGCGGTTGGGATGAAGTACGGCGAAGGCACAGCGAGTTCGCCCCAGGACGGCGGGGCGCGCGATACCGGCTCGCTGGTCGCGCTGTTCCTGCGGCTCGGCCGCGACCTCCCGCCGAACAACGTGAAGTCGATCTTCGCCGACGGTCAGCGCGCCGACGGCGGGTGGGGGAAGCAGGGGGCGAAGGTGTCCGACATCGAAACGACCTACCGCGTGATGCGGGCGCTGATGCTGCTCAAGGAGCCGCCGAAGGACGCGAAGAAGCTCCGCGAGTTCATCGCGGAGCACCGCAACAAGGACGGCGGATACGCCACGACGCCCGGCGGCACGTCGAGCATCGGCGGGGTGTATTACAGCGTCGTCGTGTCGAAGTGGCTCGACGGGATGGAAGGCGCGAAGAAGTAA
- a CDS encoding DUF255 domain-containing protein, producing MRLTLLALLLSTACALPTVTPDAVAQPKGQEKPKEKGKPNRLAKESSPYLLQHAHNPVDWYPWGPEAFERAKKEKKLIFLSIGYSACHWCHVMERESFSRADVAKILNANFVCIKVDREERPDVDDIYMTALNTTGEQGGWPLNMFLTPDGKPIFGATYFPPDDRKIGDDTVPGFKTVLNKVMEFDKDRADLEKQADRVAKATVEALDANSRAIALVPLKRDLVSDGLDAFDIDPEHGGTGSKKRDYKGTKFPRPPVWGFVLTQTKKPGNERLAKLTHNTLAKILEGGIYDHLGGGFHRYSTERTWTVPHFEKMLYDNAQLVELYSEAYALAPRPEYKRVVAETLEFVRREMTAPEKGFYSALDADSNDKEGEFYVWTADEVAKVLGTDADTAIVKAVYGVTAPNFEDKFHILRLPKPLAEIAKELKLTEDALLTKLEPLKKKLFDHRAKRERPFLDTKVITAWNGQMIAGYARAGGVFKEPAYVRAAADAADFLLTKLRDKDGRLYRMYAAAPGGKPAPKGAAFLDDYAYLIHGLLNLHDATGEPKWLDAAKGLTDLAVKHYADPVNGGFYFTAADGEKLFARAKDSYDGVQPSGNSQMARNLLRLGTKTKDEGYRDRGIRTVKAFSFALRTAPTSMPLMLRTLDELLDAAGEPDKPAPKEEPKAKKPRKSEDVVTGKLTLEPAKGGVREFAVALTVEAPWHLYANPAGADTLAESRTEVTVFVGGKKVDAKIEYPKGKEIADKVVGAYAIYEGATTIKGRFPAGDGEIEVRVSINACKDGVCLPSSTLKLK from the coding sequence AAAGGCCAGGAGAAGCCGAAAGAGAAAGGGAAGCCCAACCGGCTCGCGAAGGAGAGCAGCCCGTACCTGCTCCAGCACGCCCACAACCCCGTGGACTGGTATCCGTGGGGGCCGGAGGCGTTCGAGCGGGCGAAGAAAGAGAAGAAGCTCATCTTCCTGAGCATCGGGTACAGTGCGTGCCACTGGTGCCACGTCATGGAGCGCGAGTCGTTCTCGCGCGCGGATGTCGCCAAAATCCTCAACGCGAACTTTGTGTGCATCAAAGTGGACCGCGAGGAGCGCCCGGACGTCGACGACATCTACATGACCGCCCTCAACACCACCGGCGAGCAGGGCGGTTGGCCGCTCAACATGTTCCTCACCCCGGACGGCAAACCGATCTTCGGCGCGACCTACTTTCCCCCCGACGACCGAAAGATCGGGGACGACACCGTTCCCGGGTTCAAAACGGTTCTGAACAAGGTCATGGAGTTCGACAAGGACCGGGCGGACCTTGAGAAGCAGGCCGACCGCGTGGCCAAAGCGACCGTCGAAGCCCTCGACGCGAACAGCAGGGCGATCGCGCTCGTCCCGCTCAAACGCGACTTGGTGAGTGACGGGTTGGACGCCTTCGACATCGACCCCGAACACGGCGGCACCGGGAGCAAGAAGCGCGACTACAAGGGTACCAAGTTCCCGCGCCCGCCGGTGTGGGGGTTCGTCCTCACGCAGACCAAGAAGCCCGGGAACGAGCGGCTCGCGAAGCTGACGCACAACACCCTCGCGAAGATACTCGAAGGCGGCATTTACGACCACCTCGGCGGCGGGTTTCACCGGTACAGCACCGAGCGCACCTGGACCGTCCCGCACTTCGAGAAGATGCTCTACGACAACGCCCAACTGGTCGAGTTGTATAGCGAAGCCTACGCCCTCGCCCCGCGGCCCGAGTACAAGCGGGTGGTGGCCGAAACGCTCGAATTCGTCCGGCGCGAGATGACCGCGCCCGAGAAAGGCTTCTATTCCGCACTCGACGCCGACAGCAACGACAAAGAAGGCGAGTTCTACGTCTGGACCGCGGACGAAGTCGCGAAGGTACTCGGCACCGACGCCGACACCGCGATTGTGAAGGCCGTGTACGGCGTGACCGCGCCCAACTTCGAGGACAAGTTCCACATCCTCCGGCTGCCGAAGCCGCTGGCGGAGATCGCGAAAGAACTGAAACTCACCGAGGACGCGCTGCTGACGAAACTGGAACCGCTCAAAAAGAAGCTGTTCGACCACCGCGCGAAGCGCGAGCGGCCGTTCCTCGACACAAAAGTCATTACCGCCTGGAACGGTCAGATGATCGCGGGCTACGCCAGGGCCGGCGGCGTCTTCAAGGAGCCGGCATACGTGCGCGCCGCCGCGGACGCCGCCGACTTCTTGCTCACGAAGCTGCGCGACAAGGACGGTCGCTTGTACCGCATGTACGCGGCGGCCCCCGGCGGCAAGCCGGCGCCGAAGGGGGCGGCGTTCCTCGACGATTACGCCTACCTGATCCACGGGTTGCTGAACCTGCACGACGCGACGGGCGAACCGAAGTGGCTCGACGCCGCAAAGGGGCTGACCGATCTGGCGGTGAAACATTATGCGGACCCCGTGAACGGCGGGTTCTACTTCACCGCGGCCGACGGCGAGAAGTTGTTCGCCCGCGCGAAGGACAGCTACGACGGCGTGCAGCCGTCCGGTAACTCACAGATGGCACGGAACCTTTTGCGACTGGGGACCAAGACAAAAGACGAAGGTTACCGCGACCGCGGCATCCGTACCGTAAAGGCGTTCTCGTTCGCGCTGCGCACCGCCCCCACCTCAATGCCCCTGATGCTGCGCACGCTGGACGAACTGCTGGACGCGGCGGGCGAGCCGGACAAGCCCGCGCCCAAGGAAGAGCCGAAAGCGAAGAAGCCGCGGAAGTCGGAAGACGTGGTGACGGGCAAGCTCACGCTGGAGCCGGCGAAGGGCGGCGTGCGGGAGTTCGCGGTGGCCCTGACGGTGGAGGCGCCGTGGCACCTGTACGCGAACCCGGCCGGGGCGGACACGCTCGCCGAATCGCGCACCGAGGTCACGGTGTTCGTGGGCGGGAAGAAGGTGGACGCGAAGATCGAATACCCCAAGGGCAAAGAGATTGCGGACAAGGTCGTCGGCGCATATGCGATCTACGAAGGCGCAACGACCATCAAGGGCCGCTTCCCGGCGGGCGACGGCGAGATCGAGGTGCGAGTGTCCATCAACGCGTGCAAGGACGGGGTGTGCCTCCCGTCCAGCACCCTGAAGCTGAAGTGA
- the mog gene encoding molybdopterin adenylyltransferase, with protein sequence MIRIGVLTVSDRASRGEYPDKGGPAILEFLKDVLTCAWEPHALVIPDEQEHIEATLKAMCDDEGCCFVVTTGGTGPARRDVTPEATEAVCDKLLPGFGELMRAVSLKSVPTAILSRQTAGIRGRSLIVNLPGKPSAIRECLLAVMPAVPYCVDLIGGPYLTTNDAVVKAFRPGQ encoded by the coding sequence ATGATACGCATCGGCGTCCTCACCGTTTCCGACCGGGCCAGCCGCGGCGAGTACCCCGACAAGGGCGGCCCCGCGATCCTCGAATTCTTGAAGGACGTGCTCACCTGCGCATGGGAGCCACACGCGCTCGTCATTCCCGACGAGCAGGAGCACATCGAGGCCACCCTGAAGGCCATGTGCGACGACGAGGGGTGCTGTTTCGTGGTCACCACCGGCGGCACCGGGCCGGCGCGGCGCGACGTGACCCCGGAAGCGACCGAGGCGGTGTGCGACAAACTGCTCCCCGGGTTCGGCGAGCTGATGCGCGCGGTGTCGCTGAAGAGCGTGCCCACCGCCATCCTGTCGCGCCAGACGGCGGGCATCCGGGGCCGGTCGCTCATCGTGAACCTGCCCGGCAAGCCGTCGGCGATCCGCGAGTGCCTCCTCGCGGTCATGCCGGCGGTCCCGTACTGCGTCGATCTCATCGGCGGCCCGTACCTCACCACGAACGACGCGGTGGTGAAGGCGTTCCGGCCCGGCCAGTGA